ACGTGTAAGGGACACGTAAGGTGTGCTACGGATCAGTCGTGAATAGTAGTTGCTCCGTAACAcagctcgtttggatagtgagataagatgaaatagtttttaatttttaagatttgaaaaatgtgtgggTCCCACTATTGATTAGAGAGTCAAAAAGTATACTGTTCAATGTCAGTTTTTCACTATTCATTTAGTTTTGCAATGTTCACTATCagtattcattatttattactgtttattgaaattgatgtttttaaaatttagaaatgaaatataatgtGTTTGGATAGGAAAAATTAATGTATGatatagatgaaatgaaaacatCTTATCTATATCGTGTAACTAAATTGGGTATAAGTTAGTTtagtttgaataatgagttaagatgaaatgaattaaaattaaaaaaaattattattatttttttaatatttaaaaaataaattatttattatattatgtaaaaaaattataataataaaatgatatgaaaaagtGTCTTGCTAACCAAACCAAACTGCAATAGCGTGGCACCCAAGTTTTCTTAACCGCCCTCTCATGCCACTCAAAAACCCCTAATTTCCATTCCCTGGAAAAGATTTCATGTAAAGTCGAAGAAGACCGATGGCGGATTCGCAGTCGGAACCGAACGTCTTCAGCGTAAGGATCGTCTCCATCGACTACTACATGGCCCCGCCAATCCCAGGCCTCGATATATGTTACAGTAGCTTCCAAGGTACTAACTGAACCCAAAAAGAAGCTGTcttgatcatttttttcttattgtcaGTTTGGTTTCCGAGAATGTGGAGGAAAATAAAGGATTTTTGGAATCGAATTCTCAATTTTTGATCATCTGGGACTAGACGGGCGAAAATTGAGgcttatatgaaaatttaactACGTAGAAGATGGTATTGAAATCCGTTTGGTTTCCGTTAAGcgaaagaggaaaaataaaggaTTTTTGGAATAGAATTCTCACTTATATGATCATCTGGGACCAGACGGGGGAAAATTTTGACTTACATGACAATTTGGCTGCGTAGAAGATGATATTGAAATCAGTATTGTTTTGTTCGCTTCACTTCATGGCAACCAAACGGTGGTTGAGGGTTTGTTTATGTACTGTGGACGTCGTGGTAGCTGAGTTTGATGAGTTTCAAGATTGATTCAACTTAGCGAAATGCTTGCATTGTGTAGAGCTTGTGGTTTTCTTGGGTGAAAACGAAGCAATTATTTagttaatttgtaagttttcatTTGCCGGAAATCAAATATTGGATTTGTGATCCTGTAAGGGAAAAATGCTATTCGtagaaaatgaatattaaagAATCTATATAAGTGACGTGGAATGCAGAATGTGAAGATATGTGATTTTGTatgatttttaacttttttgtaaGACTTGTTTGTTTCTTTCTGTCTACATTATAAATTATTCCCTTTTCTAATTGGATTCTTGAGTTGTTGAAGGTGGGAAAGTGAATGAGGTTCCTATTATAAGAATATATGGATCTACACCTGCTGGTCAGAAGACATGTTTGCATGTTCATCGAGTAAGATTGTtgctatattttatttgtatggtGAATTTTCCAGTTTCATGGTCATTGTACTAAAAAACATGGATTGGTTGTCTGATCAGCTCCTATGTAATACTTAAATTTGGCATATCAAAGGTTATGTGTAGTTATGAAGAGATTCCTGGAATATCATGCACTAGTAACTTCGTTATGTGGAGAAAAGCAGACAAATTAGAAggatttttttgctctttttggTTCTGTGGAGAAAGTGGAGAGAAAATGAGGATAtagattttcttctttaaacTCAACTTGCTGTTCCAGTCCCACTTGATTTGAAGAGAAAAGTTTGGTGGGTCTGAATGTAAAGCCCAACTATGTACCTCTTTCATTTTGTTATCTTCCCAATTACACATTGGAAAAAACCAATAGATATATGAAATCCTCTTCCTTTGTGTTCTTTAGCATGATTAAAAGATAgtgttaagaattttttatacttgcattaagaaatttttatatttgcacatatttctaatttatgtgtaaaaagatatttatgaaagaacaGATGATGCATTATTTGTAAAGCAAATTTAGCAAAAGTTACTATCTTTTCATATGAAAAAGGTGTTGCAAGTTTTCTTTCTATAAAAGTATATTAGTTTACTCTGCTAAACTATTCGTATTTTTATGTAGGCCTTACCCTATTTATATGTGCCATGTGAAGATATGTCACTTCAACCAGACAAAGAAGGTACACTGGAATTAAGCCAATAGcaaaagtaaagatttattttattttttgattggcaTCGGGTGTCTgagaacagcgtcccgactaatcccgggggtacACAGACCCTCGGCAAGGAGTAAAGATTTATTTAGCTGAACCTTTACTTTTTCAGTTGATATTGTGGATTTGCATTAGTTTTTAACTTGAGGTAGTGGGTGTAAGCTGAAACATGTATTTTAGAtgtaacagttttttttttcagatgtGGAATTTGGTCTACCTATTTActaaattaaacttttttttaactagttttgttttttttttaaatatgttagtTAAGGTGTGGTTTGGTTGTTTTGTTTTCCACTATTTACATGCACTAGATTATGCATCTTATTCTAAATTGCGGAGTTAATCCTTTTCCTTGTTCTATTGCATAGATGATTCATACACAAATGCTGTTTCTTTTGCTCTTGAGAAATCTTTGAAGGTATGCTTGGTTGAAGCGGGTTATGTTCGTACCTTGCTTGCCAGATGGTATTTCTGGCAtttgtgctttgtttgattGATCCTGCAAATCGCATGTCAATTTACTTTGGTTTGAGTTCTTGCAGCTTAAGGGTAATGCTGGTTCAAAACGGCAACACGTACATGGTTGCAGCCTTGTGCGAGCAAGGAAATTTTATGGTTACCATTCATCTGAAGAGCTTTTTATGAAGATATATCTGTATCCAAATGTTATGCATCCCTTATGTAtcttttatatacatataatattctAGGAGTACGCTTATTGAACACCTTTACAATGATCTAGCTATTATCCTCATGATGTCTCCCGTGCTGCCAAGCTTCTTTTGGTACACTCCTTGAACACTTCACTGATGCTCAGTTGTCGTTTGGAATCATTATGTTGGTCTTGTTTTTACATGTCTGCTCACATGTGGGTCTTTTTTGCTTTGAAGTTGGTAGGCTTATATCTTTTGACTAATCTATGATGGCATTAACctcttctgattttttttttaattattttgtttaaaaaggaCTGATGTACACTTTTGATCTGTATTATAGATGATTTTTGTCAATAAATATATAGGGTGTGCTCCTTTACAATCACTATGCAAGATTTGGAGCACTACAGAAAGAATTGATTCCTTGTAAtccctttcatttttcattttgagaGCAACACATCAATCATCACTCTACTTTCAGTGTCAACAAATTAGTTTGCATCTGCTACGGCTCTTGCAAGGTAGTGATGGAAGACCATGACAGCAGCCATTCAAGACCTTTCGAAGGCACCCCCAAAGCTATTCTAATATCCAGGCATTAATATGGCACGTACTGGGTGGTGACAAGGCTACTTGGATCCTTGAATAGGCTTGCTAGCTGTTCATGACTCTTTTATATTATGTTACTTGGCATTGATTAGATGCTGGCcagatttctttttgttttatatattcttGAGCGTAAGGGGCATTTCTGTAGTTTCAAGATTTATGGGTATGCGTTAAAGTTTTGGCCCGTTGAGTCTTgcctttgatttattatgttatgaaatttttatgtggTTTACTAGTTATTTAGTTTAAGCTCAGTGGTAAAAAATCTAAGGAATTCAAATCTTATTAGGTTGAAGCATTAGACACGTACATAGTTAGATGTAATTGCTTCTCTTCCATATAATGCCTTTATAAAAACTCCAGCAAagactattcataaaaaataagaagctAAAAGTTCCAGCATAGATTGCTGTTTTGAGATGCAACCTTACCTATCCTTCCCTCACACCATTATTAACCCCATATTCCCCATGTTTTTCATGTCTTTCCCACCAAATTTGTAACATTAACTTAATCAAAACCCTACAAGTAGAGGCTgccaaataaattttattcagcCTAAAGTTTCTGTCCTATGTTAGTTAGACCAAGTGGTGTTTATAGAAATTCACCCGAGCATCTAGGTTTCTTAGATAGGTGCCAACCAAGATGTCTAGATGATATCTCTGTTCGTTATTTTGCCCACAAATGCCtaactaattttaatgtttttgccagtttgaaaatttggcaatcaatttttggttgaaattttTTTGCCTCAACAATCTGATTACATAGTAGGTCATTCTTTCATAGATGTGTCTGATTACGTAGTAGGTGAAAATGTGtctattaattttcattttacagATCAATTACAGTGCTTTGTATTGATGCTTGTTTTTCAGAACAGTGCAGTTCTTGATAGAAGTTTACAGCCCTATGAATCGCATATTCCCTTCATTCTCCAGTTTCTGGTAAATACTTTTTGACAATTGAGCCATTGAGTTGGagtttttgttgtttcttttgcaGTTATAAGAATTAAACATGCTAAATGTGGTTGCCAAATGAATTACTGATTGTTAAAACAGTTGCAATATTgttatttgattgattttgcTGGTTGTTTGGCAACGTGCACACTTGAGTCCCACCAATTGTGCGCCCCACATCACACATGTATGAGGTGGTTCCCATTGTGATGCATATGGCTGACTAGCAGAATTCAGTTATGCATTGCTTCTGAATAGTTGAAACACTTAATTCTTTTagctttttttcccctttgatTATGTTCTATTGATCTTTAGATCTAAGGTTTTCTGTTTGTTAGGTCGACTATAACTTGTATGGGATGGGCCTAATACATTTATCGAAGATGAAATTCCGTCATCCAGTACCAGATGCTTTCTCAGCAAGAAAATCTGATTCCCAGGTTATCTGTCAACTTCTCTAAGCCAGATGCTTTTGAGATAGGTGAAAATGTGGCTCTGATGCTCATATTTATGTGATAAGTTAAATATATGTGAATTTTACCATTAGGCATACACGAGTTCTGATGCATCTTTAAGTTCACCAATTTGGATATCGTCGTCAATTCCAGCTGATTGGATGTGGCAAGCTCCTTGTGAATATGAGGCGTCATCAGATCAGGACATTTGCATTAAACGTCAAAGTATTTGTGAACTTGAGGGGGATGCTTGTCTAGATGGTTTGTTTGACTTCACGGttgtattacatattattttgaatattgtcTTCGTAGTTTGTGTTAGAATTGTTCTTCATTTGGGTCTCTGTCTTGCAGAGATTATTAACCGGCAGTTTAAACTTTATTCATCTCTCTCACAAACCTGTTCAGATGTGAAAATGGTTCAATCTCTTGTCCCTATTTGGGAGGTTTGTTATATTCACATCCTTTTAAGAAAAACTAAACTTTACCCCTCAAACTACCACTTGGAATATGACCACCAAACTACTGAAGTTCTCACTTCGTCCCCCAAACTACAACTCATTTTGTAATTTGCCCCCCTCTATGAGATAGAAGGTTAATATCATGCCAAATCACCTATTTTTCAGCTGTTGAAATGGTCAGATCTTTACGTGGGGATAAATTGCTACTTATGTTTCAATTGGGGGACTAAGTAAAAACTTTGGGTAGAGATATTGCAAAAGTGATGGCAATTTGGGGgtaaagaattatttttcttttcttcttctcttttatgTATTTGGTGGAATTATATATTGTTTGATTATTTGAACATATTCTTTGGTGTTTTAGGAGGAATATGAAAGGACTGGAATGCATGAGGTGGCAATGCCTCTTGATCCTACAAAACCACTTCCAGAAGATGTTCTGAAAACTCTATCACTGGGTCTTGATTTTGACAGCAGACTAATTGAACTGTGTGCTGATGCTACTGCATCATCTATTGTTGAGGGAAATTTGGTTGGACTTGTTCATATTAACCCTGCCAATGTAGATGGAGAAGCTTTGAAGTGTTCTAAAGAAACAGCAACGGTTGGCTATTTGTTACCGCACGAAAGAGAAGATGGTCCAACAGCTGCTGAAGAGAAGGATACAAGTCCTAATATATTGTCTACTGATGAAGTACAGTCATCAGGAATTATTGAAACATTAGATTCAAAGGTAATTCATCACACCTTCTTTGTCTAATAAGTCAGTAAAAGGTAATTCATCTTGACTTTGCATGTTTATCCTCCAAGGAGTCGGGATCCATTCACTCTTAAGCATAACTTCTCTTTTGGCCTTGCGACTTGATGGGTGGCCTTGGCCTTTTTATCGTACTGGAAATGGAAGCTGCAGTAGAGTGTTGAATGCCTTTTGGTTTCTTAAGTGTGTGTAATTTGGACAGCCAATTTTAAAATTCGTGAATGTTGAACAATAATGTTTATTTGGTTACTGTAGTGTTGCATATCAATAACTTGATTTCAATCACACATAAGGAACTTCTTATGATTTGCAGGCTACAGATAAGGAAGCCCTTGGTCTATTGAGGTGGCTAGCCACTTCCCAGGCTGTTGAAGATATAAACTCTGATGATGAACTTGTTCGTGAAACTATTTTGAGTCCTTTGTTGCCTGCAACTACCATTGATAAGGTGCTGGAGAAAGCTAATATTGATTATGAAAGTGAATCTCAAAAGGAGTGTCAAGACATTCTTGATTCCATTGATGATTTGATTGACTTTGAGGATCTGGGAGGAAGAGCTTCTCACTCTTCTGATCAGAATCATTCTTCTAGAAATTCATCAGAAGAAATTATTCCACAAGTGGATGGCTCTGGGGATGATATGTTCTCAACTCATTGTACCGGATCAACTGAAAATGCATCTGAAATGAAGACAAGTGAACTTGAACAGTCTTTGGAATGCCAGGAATTGCAAGATGTTGGCGGGAGATTCACCAGTAAGCACAAAAGAAAGCAACCTGTCTGGGGCCCTTTGCCATTTTCCACATCACAAAAGGTGAATAATGACTTGGAGGCTGTGGATTTCCATATAATTGATGCATGTGTAAGTGAAACTAAAGATCGTGTAGGTACAAGTTTCTTGGCTGTTAATGAGGCGGGAAATTGTGCAGATGGTTTCATGAAAAATGCACGTACAGATATTCATGTTTTAAAGGAATCAACTGCTTCGGTTGGATGCTCTATGCGAGACTTGATGAGGAAAAAGCGATCTTACCGTGGTGAACCACGTGATTGTGGGCCTGGTAGAGTTAAAAAGGTGCTTTGGGAAGGTGAGCAAAGGGAAGGCATCTTTCTCCTCCCTAGACGTTTAAGTGCTGAACTTGAAAAACACTCTATTGAGTCTCTCAATTTGAAGCAATCTTTTACAGGCCAACAAACAAATTTCCATGGGTCTTCTGAGGTTAAAGCAGCACATTCGGATGGTCCCATGTATGGTAAGCGTCCTCTTTTGTCCAGCAGTGAGAGTTCGTTGCATGCTAGTAAGTTGAAAGATGGTAATCTTGGTTCTCATGAAAGGATTGGTGATGAGGTTGGCAAAGGAGCTTGCACCAGACCTGTAGATTTTACAGGAACATGTGCTTCTCAAGTTCGCACAAGAGCAGGACTTTGTAATCCCAAGAATGTAGATTCTGCAGCTTCCACGAGTCATTATGAAATTTACAGCTGTAAAGAGTCTGATTTTGGTGCAGTTACCTTGAATAATGAGAGACTGCAGCAACTAGATGCTGCTTCTTCAAGCTGTTTGCTAAGTGATCTGGTTGGATGTGAAGTATCTGGTGCAGATTGTTACTTGTATGAAAGTGGCCATAAAGATAAACAGTCTCTGGGATGGGTAGATAACATGTCTGATGATAATCCTGTGGGCGCTGCAACTGATTCAGTGGGTCTATTAAATGAGAATTGTGGTGGTGCCAAACCAGGAGGGCATTGTGTGTTATCTGGGCTCAGCAgctcaaaaacaaaatgtacGGATCTAATCGGCATGACCTTCTCCAGTAAACCCCCTATTGCAGGCTGGACAGATGGAGCATTTGAAAATCTTTCATTTCTGCCTACTTCCTCTAATCTGGCGCAGGAAAATTATGACAGAAAAGCAGGTTGCATCTTCAGATTTCTCCATGGCATgcaataattcttttttctcctctatCTGTCTTTTGGCTTAGAGTGAGCAGCATTTGTTCTTCATGCATGTTTATTATTCAGATAATAACCCATTTTGTTGTAAAAGGCATGgcttcttattttcttcttttcaattttttccttctttggcTTTTGGTTAGGTGGTGCCTGGGTTAGGGAGGAATATGGAGACTAGGATGTTAGCAGATTGAGTTACTatggtttcatttattttacCAGCATGCCTATAGGCCTTTCTTTGTCTATTCCATTTTGTATTTCATGTGTAAGCAATAGCTAGCGTAGACATAGTTAATGCTGTCTTAGTCAAGTAAGAGTCGGTAAAGATCTATTGCATAGAAATAAGATCTCTATGATGATGGCTCCAAACGGTATCCAAAGCCATCgtgaataaaaataagatcTTCCACTCTGGTGAttgttttttctaattaataaatatttactcCAAATGGGGAAATTGCAAGTCTTTTGTCTTTTCCTGTGGGTGTTATGTTCAACTTTTTGTCTCTCTAGAGGGATACCCAACCCCCTCATAAAAAAGACATTGTGATTCTTCCATGTTTAGTGCTAATCTCATCTCGCATATCCTGATGTATATTTTTGTTGACCAACTTGTATCTTTTTCTCATAAGGAGGAGATTTGGatgattttcttcctttttttgatGGGGACTGTCAAGAAGTGAAAGAAGACATGGACAAGCATGGTAGAAATAGCGACTCTAATTCTGATCAAGTTGTCATCGGGGTCCCTACTCACTATCAAAATGATGGCTCTTACTTGTATCTTTTAACATCTGTATTCTCACCTCCTTCTGCAGATAGTGTATATAGATGGCTATCATGTGAAGACAAAGGTTAGATGGAATTAGTTGATGTAttggtttttattattaatttgtaatttctgACGTGTTAACTCTTTGGTTTCGGATGTTCAGGTACTTCTGGAGGGAACAACATAGCATTGGTGGAGCCATCAgctttaaaaagtaaaattaattttgaattgttttgtgAGCAGAATAACATTTTGGAAATGAGAAACCTCTTTTGAATTCGAGAACTCTTGGCAGGTTCATCTAGCATTTTGATTGGTTCAAAAAGTTATTTGCCCAATGATTTTGACAAGGCTTTGCCAGAATGTTGCTCCAAATCTCATGTGAAGCCTATTCTTGATCCTTTGTGTTACGAAATCCCTGGAAGCCTTAATACAGAACGGGCTCCATGTGGCGATGAGATGACAACAATCATGCAGGGTGGGGAAGGTATTGCAAAAGAAAAGGTTTGCTCTGGTTTCTCGCAAGATATGTCTCAGATTTCAGGACCAGATGGGAAATCACGGCTTACTCCTCTTAGTCAAAGTGGATTTCGGGATCCTGCCAGTGTTGGTGGTGGGCAACAATTGACATTGTTGAGTATAGAGGTACTACTAATAGCTGctagtttctttctttctttttcggtTGTtatatctcttattttttaaacactGAATGtacatttataaatattattcagaAGATGTGTTATGCCATACTCAAATTCCCTAGATTGCTGTTCGTCATACATTCTGTGATTATTTGAAAAACTTCTATGTTGCtgtacttaaaaaaatgttcaCCATAGAATTGTGATAAATTGTTCACGTTCCTAAAGTTGTTTGGTGAGGGGATTTCACCTTATTTGCTTGTTACCTAATTTATCGTTTTCTCTGTATCTATGAGTTGTTCACTGGTATCAGTGAtatgtattaaaatataagaaattattcagtagttaagaaaataattttcaagatCTTGCTCTTAACTCAGGAAGCATATTGGATGGTGAAACCTGACTGGTATGTCTTGGTATATTGAGAGTTTTAACATATTTATTGGGTTGATCAACATTCATGCATATTATTAAGAATCGTTTCGTTTTCTACAACCATATGAACAGGATTTTTAGTATCTTTGCCACTGCTTACTTCCAATTTTAGGAGTCGTTCTATTATTTATTCTCTAGTTTAAATGTGGATTTGATGGGCAACAGGTTCAAGCAGAATCAAGAGGTGATCTCAGACCTGATCCTCGATTTGATGCTGTCAATGTTGTAGTTCTTGCCATCCAAAATGATACTGATTCCATCACTGAAGTTTATGTGCTTTTGCATGGTAAAACTGAAGCTTATAAGAGGTAGGGTCGATAATAATCCCATAAAGATGtcaagtaatttttcttttaactgCTTGTTCTCTCTGCTCTTGATGTGCATAATTTTCCTCTTGAGACTTTGTTACTTAATGCAATTCTTGATAGGCTTGCATGTGTAAAATCAACGCGCATTATTTTCTCTTGTCCATTTTGTAATGGAATTGTGATGTCAGAGAGTAAAAGGTATAGGCTCAAACACGTTTATGCCCATTGTTCACCAAGTTGCACCTAGACCCATTTAACTAAACTTTTATCGTACCTGCTATCTTTATAGAAAGTGCAAAGAGATTGTCAACATTGTATCCAAATTCTAGTGGGAAGTAAGCATGCGGTGTCCCATGGCACTGAAAAGTCACTTAAGGGCGTATGCAGGTAACACCCATGTCCACACCcttgagaaaagaagaaaaaattgatctccataaaattggtgaaaattaagtGAGTGGCGTCATGTATTTAGCCAAATGATTGTAATGTTGAAGAGATAATAAGATACCTCTAGCATCATGACCTGGgggttttgttttaagattggtgcttctcttcttattttttttttaaggctttGGGGCCTTTCAATTTGGTGTCATTTCTGCCTATTCCTTTTGATGAAGAACTTTGCCATATTGATCTGTTTATATCGAGATAGAGCATCCATAAAAGACAGTGGATCTGATACTTGGTTGCTAGTATGAAGATTGAGTGAAAACcataaatgttattttcttatcatcctTGATGAATGTTACTTATATAACGTGCCAAGGTGCCATCTGCTTGAATGCCAATTGTCTAATATGTCATACGCTTGTAATTTTCACTACTTGTTaacttttggttttttatttctttcaaccCATTGGTTCATCTGGAGATTACCATTTTAATCCAGATGGGCTCCATGTTATGTTGACTATAGATGAAATTGAATTCAGCTACTTCCATGTTATCATGCAGCCTCTTAGAATTTTACACTTTgtttggtctagtttgtgtcaCATGCCATGATCATCATCGGAGacctttattattttttcttttacgaaAATGAACTTTATATAATTGGTTTCCATGCTTATGTTCATCTATTTGCAGGAACTTAGATGGAATACCTGGCTGCAAGATGTTGGTTTTCTCTGAGGAGAAGTACTTATTCAGTCACTTTATGAAGTTTGTATGTTCATATGACCCAGATATAGTAATGGGTTGGGATATTCAAGGTGGTTCTCTAGGATTTTTGGCAGAAAGGGCTTCACATCTTGGTATAGTTTTACTTGGTAACATATCTCGGACACCATCTGAAACCAAGATAGCTGCTGGAGACTTACCTGAGattcttaataatatatttccTGAGTCAATTGCTGATCCTGTCACAATAGAAGATGCAATAATCGAGGATGAATGGGGTCGAACTCATGCCAGTGGTGTTCATGTAGGTGGTAGAATTGTCTTGAATGTGTGGCGTCTGATGCGCAGTGAAGTCAACCTTAGTATATACACGATTGAAGCAGTAGCTGATGCTGTGCTGAGGCGAAAAATTCCTGCATTTCATCACAAATTACTgacaaaatggttttcaagtgGTCCTGGACA
This genomic interval from Juglans microcarpa x Juglans regia isolate MS1-56 chromosome 4D, Jm3101_v1.0, whole genome shotgun sequence contains the following:
- the LOC121261670 gene encoding DNA polymerase zeta catalytic subunit isoform X3 yields the protein MADSQSEPNVFSVRIVSIDYYMAPPIPGLDICYSSFQGGKVNEVPIIRIYGSTPAGQKTCLHVHRALPYLYVPCEDMSLQPDKEDDSYTNAVSFALEKSLKLKGNAGSKRQHVHGCSLVRARKFYGYHSSEELFMKIYLYYPHDVSRAAKLLLVHSLNTSLMLSCRLESLCWSCFYMSAHMWVFFALKLNSAVLDRSLQPYESHIPFILQFLVDYNLYGMGLIHLSKMKFRHPVPDAFSARKSDSQAYTSSDASLSSPIWISSSIPADWMWQAPCEYEASSDQDICIKRQSICELEGDACLDEIINRQFKLYSSLSQTCSDVKMVQSLVPIWEEEYERTGMHEVAMPLDPTKPLPEDVLKTLSLGLDFDSRLIELCADATASSIVEGNLVGLVHINPANVDGEALKCSKETATVGYLLPHEREDGPTAAEEKDTSPNILSTDEVQSSGIIETLDSKATDKEALGLLRWLATSQAVEDINSDDELVRETILSPLLPATTIDKVLEKANIDYESESQKECQDILDSIDDLIDFEDLGGRASHSSDQNHSSRNSSEEIIPQVDGSGDDMFSTHCTGSTENASEMKTSELEQSLECQELQDVGGRFTSKHKRKQPVWGPLPFSTSQKVNNDLEAVDFHIIDACVSETKDRVGTSFLAVNEAGNCADGFMKNARTDIHVLKESTASVGCSMRDLMRKKRSYRGEPRDCGPGRVKKVLWEGQQTNFHGSSEVKAAHSDGPMYGKRPLLSSSESSLHASKLKDGNLGSHERIGDEVGKGACTRPVDFTGTCASQVRTRAGLCNPKNVDSAASTSHYEIYSCKESDFGAVTLNNERLQQLDAASSSCLLSDLVGCEVSGADCYLYESGHKDKQSLGWVDNMSDDNPVGAATDSVGLLNENCGGAKPGGHCVLSGLSSSKTKCTDLIGMTFSSKPPIAGWTDGAFENLSFLPTSSNLAQENYDRKAGGDLDDFLPFFDGDCQEVKEDMDKHGRNSDSNSDQVVIGVPTHYQNDGSYLYLLTSVFSPPSADSVYRWLSCEDKGTSGGNNIALVEPSALKSSSSILIGSKSYLPNDFDKALPECCSKSHVKPILDPLCYEIPGSLNTERAPCGDEMTTIMQGGEGIAKEKVCSGFSQDMSQISGPDGKSRLTPLSQSGFRDPASVGGGQQLTLLSIEVQAESRGDLRPDPRFDAVNVVVLAIQNDTDSITEVYVLLHGKTEAYKRNLDGIPGCKMLVFSEEKYLFSHFMKFVCSYDPDIVMGWDIQGGSLGFLAERASHLGIVLLGNISRTPSETKIAAGDLPEILNNIFPESIADPVTIEDAIIEDEWGRTHASGVHVGGRIVLNVWRLMRSEVNLSIYTIEAVADAVLRRKIPAFHHKLLTKWFSSGPGQGRFTCIEYVIERARLNLEIMNQLDMISRTSELARVFGIDFFSVLSRGSQYRVESMLLRLAHTQNYLAISPGTQQVASQPAMECLPLVMEPESGFYADPVVVLDFQSLYPSMIIAYNLCFSTCLGKVASSKSNTLGVSSYSLDPYVLQAVKNEILLTPNGVMYVSPKVRKGILPRLLEEILSTRIMVKQAMKRLSSSQQVLYRIFNSRQLALKLIANVTYGYTAAGFSGRMPCAELADSIVQCGRRTLEKAISFVNAHEKWKARVIYGDTDSLFVLLKGRSVKESFQIGNEIASAITAMNPNPVTLKMEKVYHPCFLLTKKRYVGYSYESPEQSEPVFDAKGIETVRRDTCGAVAKTMEKSLRLFFEHQDISEVKEYLQRQWTRILSGRFSLQDFVFAKEVRLGTYSSLPPAAIVATKAMRADPRAEPRYAERIPFVVIHGEPGARLIDMVVDPMELLAIDSPFRLNDLYYINKHIIPALQRVFGLVGGNLNQWLIEMPRPVRKASAKRPCYAPNPLRTRIDYYYISKHCILCGELVQASAHLCNQCSQKGTAAAAAAVTGRTSKLEREMQHLAAICHHCGGGDWAVKCTSLACSVFFERQKVQKELQSLSSVAADEGFYPKCMVEWF